The DNA sequence GGCGACTCCAAGCTCATCGCGGAAACCGCGGCTAAGCTCCGGGTGGGCGTGAACGCGCTGGTGGGACTCGCCAACGCCGCGTACTCGAACCCCCGCTTCATCGCCGAGAACCGCGAGCTCACCGAGCAAATCTTTGACGGCAATTACTGGCACAATCCGCAGAGCGCGCGGGCCAAGGCGGTGTTCGAGGCCTATCAGAAGCGCTTCAGCTCGCCCATGTCGAACCACGGCGTGCAGGGCTATCAGGTGACGTTCGTCCTCAAGGACGCGCTGGAGCGCGCGGCGTCGATCGATCGCGACAAGGTGCGCGACGCCATCGCGAAGACCAATCTCACCGATCACATCCTCACCCAGGACGCGATCCGCTTCGACGACACCGGCGAGAACCCGAACGCCATGCCGGCGCTGCTGCAGGTGCAGAGCGGGAAGCCGACCGTGGTGGGGCCGGCGCGCTACGCCGAGGCCAAGCCGGTGTTCCCCGTCCCCAAGTGGAAGGGATAAGACCCGCCGAGCGCGGGCATTGAGCGGGCTCCTCTTCCAGGCCGTCGTCAGCGGACTCCTGCTCGGCGGCGTGTACGGGCTCGTGGCGAGCGGGCTCACGCTGATCTTCGGCGTGCTCCGCATCATCAACTTCGCGCACGGCGCGGTGATGATGCTGGGGATGTACGCCTCGTACTGGCTCTGGGTCTGGCTGGGCGTGGATCCCTACCTCTCCGTGCTGCTGACCGCGCCCGCCTTCTTCGTCCTCGGCATGGGCATTCAGCGGGTCGTCATCGAGCCCAACCGCGCCGCCGCCGAGCACAATCAGCTTCTGCTGACACTGGGCCTGGCCCTCTTTCTTGAGAATCTCGCCCTCGTCCTCTGGCAAGGCGACTTCCGGACGCTCCGCGTCCCCTACGCCAACGCCTCGTTCGTGATCGGGGACGCGCTCGTCGAGGTGTCGCGCCTGGTCGCCGCAGGCGGCGCGGTGCTCATCGCGCTGGCGCTGTTCGTGTTCCTCCGCCGCACCGACGTGGGCAAGGCCATCCGCGCGCTGGCCGAGGAGCGCGAGGGGGCCATGCTGGTCGGCATCGACGTGGCGCGCATCCGCGCCGTCGCCTTCGGCATCGGCTCGGCGTGCGTGGCGGTGGCGGGCGCCCTCATCACGCCGTTCTTCTACATCGCCCCCGACGTGGGCGAGTCGTTCAACATCATGGCCTTCGTGGTGGTGGTGCTGGGCGGCATGGGGAACTTCATCGGCGCGCTCGTGGGCGGGCTCATCGTGGGCCTGGCCGAATCCCTCGGCGCCGCGCTGCTTCCCGGCTCGCTCAAGCAGCTCGTGGTGTTCGTCATCTTCGTGCTGGTCCTTCTCTTCCGGCCGGAAGGCCTCTTCGGGGGCGCCCGTGGCCGCTAGGACCCTGGGCGCGCTCGCCGCCGTCGTCCTGCTCGCGGCGCCGCCCCTCTTGCCGAAGTACCCGCTCGAGATCCTGATCAGCATCCTCTTCTACGCCTATCTCGGGCTGGCATGGAACATTCTCGGCGGCTTCGCCGGGCAGTTCTCGTTCGGCCACGCCGCCTTCTTCGGCATCGGCGCCTACACGTCCACCTTGCTGCTCCTCCGCGCGGGCGTGTCGCCCTGGCTCGGCATGCTCGCGGGCGGGGCCCTCGCCGCCGCGTTCGGCCTCTTCGCGGGCTATCTCTCGTTCCGCTACGGGCTCCGGGGGCCGTACTTCTCGCTCGTGACCCTCGCCTTCGCGGAGATGCTCCGCGTGGTATCGGTGAACGCGAAGGTGGTGGGCGCGTCGCTCGGCCTCGTGATCCCCACCGGCGCTCCCGCGCCGTCGCTCTTCGTCTTCGCGGGCAAGCTCCCCTACTACTACGTGATCCTCGCCATGACGGTGCTCGCCCTGCTGATCAACGGTGGTATTGCGCGCGGACGGCTCGGCTACGCGCTGATCGCGGTGCGGGAGAACGAGGACGCGGCCGAGGCGGCGGGCGTGAACGCCCTCGGCGGCAAGCTCGCGGCGATGGTGCTGTCCTCCTTCCTCACCGCGCTCGGCGGCACCTTCTACGCCCAGTACTTCGCCTACATCGACCCCACCATCACGTTCGGTCCCGCCATCTCCATCCAGGGACTGCTCCCCGCCATCGTGGGCGGCGCCGGCACCGTGCTGGGACCGCTGCTGGGCTCCTTCGTGCTCACGCCGATCTCCGAGCTGACGCGCGCAGGGCTGCGCGGCCGCGCGGGGGCCGACATCATGCTCTACGGGCTGGTCCTCATGCTCGTGATCTCGTTCCTGCCTCAGGGCCTGATGGGCTGGTGGCGGGTCGTCCGCCGCCCGGGGCGATGAGCCTGCTCGAGCTTCGGGGGCTGGGCAAGCAATTCGGCGGGCTCACCGCGGTGACGGGCTTCGACCTGAGCATCGCGCCCGGCGAGATCGTGGGCCTCATCGGCCCCAACGGCGCGGGGAAGACCACGGTGTTCCACCTGGTGGCCGGCTATCACTGGCCCACCTCGGGGACCATCCGCTTCAAGGGCGCGTCGATCGTGGGCCTCAAGCCGCACGCCATCTGCCGCCGCGGCCTCGCGCGCACGTTCCAGCTCGTGCAGCCCTTCTCCGGCCTCACCGCGGTGGAGAACGTCATGGTGGGCGCGTTCAACCGCGAGCGCGACGCGGCGTCGGCGCGGCGGCGCGCGGAGGAGATCCTCGACCTCGTCGGGCTGGGGGGCAAGCGGTCGGTCCCCGCGCGCGATCTCACGCTGTCCGATCGCAAGCGCCTCGAGATGGCGCGCGGGCTCGCCACCGGGCCCGATCTCCTCCTGCTCGATGAGGTGATGTCCGGCCTCAATCCGACGGAGATCGAGGCCATGGTCGGGCTGATCCGCGCGATTCACGGCCGCGGCGTCACGCTCCTCATCATCGAGCACGTGATGCGAGCGGTCATGAGCCTCTCGCATCGCCTCGTGGTGCTGCACCACGGCGTCAAAATCGCGGAGGGGCCGCCCGCGGCGGTGGCCCGCGACCGCCGCGTGATCGAGGCGTACCTGGGCGAGGAGGGGGGCGCCGGGTGAGCCTGCTGGAGCTGCGGGGTGTGGACGTGGCCTACGGCGATCTGCCCGCGCTACGCGGGGTGTCCATGACCATCGAGGAGGGCGAGATCCTGACCGTGGTCGGGGCCAACGGCGCCGGCAAGACCACGATGCTGCGGACCATCTCCGGCCTCCTCCGCCCTCGCGCGGGCGAGATCGTGCTCGACGGCCGGCGCATCGACCGGCTCCCGAGCCACGACGTGGTCGCGGGGGGCGTGGTGCAAGTGCCGGAAGGCCGCAAGATCTTTCCGAGCCTGTCCGTCCGGGAGAACCTCGAGCTCGGCTCGTACGCGCGCCGCGCCCGGCCGCACCGCCAGCAGAGCTTGGCC is a window from the Candidatus Methylomirabilota bacterium genome containing:
- a CDS encoding ABC transporter substrate-binding protein — its product is GDSKLIAETAAKLRVGVNALVGLANAAYSNPRFIAENRELTEQIFDGNYWHNPQSARAKAVFEAYQKRFSSPMSNHGVQGYQVTFVLKDALERAASIDRDKVRDAIAKTNLTDHILTQDAIRFDDTGENPNAMPALLQVQSGKPTVVGPARYAEAKPVFPVPKWKG
- a CDS encoding branched-chain amino acid ABC transporter permease, producing MSGLLFQAVVSGLLLGGVYGLVASGLTLIFGVLRIINFAHGAVMMLGMYASYWLWVWLGVDPYLSVLLTAPAFFVLGMGIQRVVIEPNRAAAEHNQLLLTLGLALFLENLALVLWQGDFRTLRVPYANASFVIGDALVEVSRLVAAGGAVLIALALFVFLRRTDVGKAIRALAEEREGAMLVGIDVARIRAVAFGIGSACVAVAGALITPFFYIAPDVGESFNIMAFVVVVLGGMGNFIGALVGGLIVGLAESLGAALLPGSLKQLVVFVIFVLVLLFRPEGLFGGARGR
- a CDS encoding branched-chain amino acid ABC transporter permease, with product MAARTLGALAAVVLLAAPPLLPKYPLEILISILFYAYLGLAWNILGGFAGQFSFGHAAFFGIGAYTSTLLLLRAGVSPWLGMLAGGALAAAFGLFAGYLSFRYGLRGPYFSLVTLAFAEMLRVVSVNAKVVGASLGLVIPTGAPAPSLFVFAGKLPYYYVILAMTVLALLINGGIARGRLGYALIAVRENEDAAEAAGVNALGGKLAAMVLSSFLTALGGTFYAQYFAYIDPTITFGPAISIQGLLPAIVGGAGTVLGPLLGSFVLTPISELTRAGLRGRAGADIMLYGLVLMLVISFLPQGLMGWWRVVRRPGR
- a CDS encoding ABC transporter ATP-binding protein, with translation MSLLELRGLGKQFGGLTAVTGFDLSIAPGEIVGLIGPNGAGKTTVFHLVAGYHWPTSGTIRFKGASIVGLKPHAICRRGLARTFQLVQPFSGLTAVENVMVGAFNRERDAASARRRAEEILDLVGLGGKRSVPARDLTLSDRKRLEMARGLATGPDLLLLDEVMSGLNPTEIEAMVGLIRAIHGRGVTLLIIEHVMRAVMSLSHRLVVLHHGVKIAEGPPAAVARDRRVIEAYLGEEGGAG